The following coding sequences lie in one Manis javanica isolate MJ-LG chromosome X, MJ_LKY, whole genome shotgun sequence genomic window:
- the PTCHD1 gene encoding patched domain-containing protein 1 isoform X2 — MLDQHHTDLILKLHAAVTRIQVPRPGFNYTFAHICILNNDKTCIVDDIVHVLEELKNARATNRTNFAITYPITHLKDGRAVYNGHQLGGVTVHSKDRVKSAEAVQLTYYLQSINSLNDMVAERWESSFCDTIQLFQKSNSKIKMYPYTSSSLREDFQKTSRVSERYLVTSLILVVTMAILCCSMQDCVRSKPWLGLLGLVTISLATLTAAGIINLTGGKYNSTFLGVPFVMLGHGLYGTFEMLSSWRKTREDQHVKERTAAVYADSMLSFSLTTAMYLVTFGIGASPFTNIEAARIFCCNSCIAIFFNYLYVLSFYGSSLVFTGYIENNYQHSIFCRKVPKPEALQEKPAWYRFLLTARFSEDTTDGEEANTYESHLLVCFLKRYYCDWITNTYVKPFVVLFYLIYISFALMGYLQVSEGSDLSNIVATATQTIEYTTAQQKYFSNYSPVIGFYIYESIEYWNTSVQEDVLEYTKGFVRISWFESYLNYLRKLNMSTGLPKKNFTDMLRNSFLKAPQFSHFQEDIIFSKKYNDEVDVVASRMFLVAKTMETNREELYDLLETLRRLSVTSKVKFIVFNPSFVYMDRYTSSLGAPLHNSCISALFLLFFSAFLVADSLINVWLTLTVVSVEFGVIGFMTLWKVELDCISVLCLIYGINYTIDNCAPLLSTFVLGKDFTRTKWVKNALEVHGVAILQSYLCYIVGLIPLAAVPSNLTCTLFRCLFLIAFVTFFHCFAILPVILTFLPPSKKKRKEKKNPENREEIECVEMVDIDSTRVVDQITTV, encoded by the exons TTGCATGCTGCTGTGACCAGGATCCAGGTTCCAAGGCCTGGTTTTAATTACACATTCGCCCACATATGTATCCTGAATAATGATAAGACTTGCATCGTGGACGACATAGTGCATGTTCTGGAGGAGCTAAAGAATGCTCGGGCCACCAACCGGACCAATTTTGCTATCACATACCCGATCACTCACTTAAAGGATGGGAGGGCAGTGTACAACGGGCACCAGCTCGGAGGCGTCACCGTGCACAGCAAAGACCGGGTGAAATCTGCAGAGGCCGTCCAGCTCACCTACTACCTGCAGTCAATCAACAGTCTCAATGACATGGTGGCTGAGAGGTGGGAGTCCAGCTTCTGTGACACCATCCAACTATTCCAGAAATCCAACAGCAAAATCAAAATGTACCCTTACACATCCTCCTCACTGAGGGAAGATTTCCAGAAGACCAGCCGCGTATCGGAACGTTACCTGGTCACCAGCCTGATCCTGGTGGTGACCATGGCCATCCTCTGCTGCTCTATGCAGGACTGCGTCCGCAGCAAACCCTGGCTAGGCCTGCTCGGGTTGGTGACCATAAGCCTGGCCACTCTCACTGCGGCCGGGATCATCAATCTTACTGGTGGGAAATACAATTCTACCTTCCTGGGAGTCCCTTTCGTCATGCTAG GTCATGGATTATATGGGACTTTTGAAATGCTATCCTCTTGGAGGAAAACTAGAGAAGACCAACACGTTAAAGAGAGAACTGCAGCGGTCTATGCAGACTCCATGCTCTCCTTTTCTCTCACCACTGCCATGTACCTGGTCACCTTTGGCATAGGGGCCAGCCCTTTCACGAACATTGAGGCAGCCAGGATTTTCTGCTGCAATTCCTGTATTGCAATCTTTTTCAACTACCTCTATGTACTCTCATTTTATGGTTCCAGCCTGGTATTCACTGGCTACATAGAAAACAATTACCAGCATAGTATCTTCTGTAGAAAAGTCCCAAAGCCCGAGGCATTGCAGGAGAAGCCGGCATGGTACAGGTTTCTCCTGACAGCCAGATTCAGCGAGGACACGACGGATGGTGAGGAAGCGAACACTTACGAGAGTCACCTATTGGTATGTTTCCTCAAACGCTATTACTGTGACTGGATAACCAACACCTATGTCAAGCCTTTTGTAGTGCTCTTTTAccttatttatatttcctttgccTTAATGGGCTATCTGCAGGTCAGTGAAGGGTCAGACCTTAGTAACATAGTGGCAACTGCGACACAAACCATTGAGTACACGACTGCCCAGCAAAAGTACTTTAGCAACTACAGTCCGGTGATTGGGTTTTACATATATGAGTCCATAGAATACTGGAACACTAGTGTGCAAGAAGATGTGCTCGAATACACCAAGGGGTTTGTGCGGATATCCTGGTTTGAAAGCTATTTAAATTACCTTCGGAAGCTCAATATGTCCACTGGCTTGCCTAAGAAAAATTTCACAGACATGTTGAGGAATTCCTTCCTGAAAGCCCCTCAATTTTCACATTTTCAAGAGGACATCATCTTCTCTAAAAAGTACAATGATGAGGTTGATGTAGTGGCCTCCAGAATGTTTTTGGTGGCCAAGACCATGGAAACAAACAGAGAAGAACTCTATGATCTCCTGGAGACCCTGAGGAGACTTTCTGTCACCTCCAAGGTGAAGTTCATTGTCTTCAACCCGTCCTTTGTGTACATGGATCGATACACCTCCTCTCTGGGAGCCCCCCTGCACAACTCCTGCATCAGTGCTTTGTTCCTGCTCTTCTTCTCAGCATTCCTGGTGGCAGATTCTCTGATCAATGTCTGGCTCACGCTAACGGTTGTGTCCGTAGAGTTTGGAGTTATAGGTTTCATGACATTATGGAAAGTAGAACTGGACTGCATTTCCGTGCTATGCTTAATTTATGGAATTAACTACACAATTGACAATTGTGCTCCACTTTTATCCACATTTGTTCTGGGCAAGGATTTCACAAGAACTAAATGGGTAAAAAATGCCCTGGAAGTGCACGGGGTAGCTATTTTACAGAGTTACCTCTGCTATATTGTTGGTCTGATTCCTCTCGCAGCTGTGCCTTCAAATCTGACCTGTACACTGTTCAGGTGcttgtttttaatagcatttgTCACCTTCTTTCACTGCTTTGCCATTTTACCTGTGATACTGACTTTTCTGCCACCctctaagaaaaaaaggaaagagaagaaaaatcctGAAAACCGTGAAGAAATTGAGTGTGTAGAAATGGTGGATATTGACAGTACCCGAGTGGTTGACCAAATTACAACAGTGTGA